The Centropristis striata isolate RG_2023a ecotype Rhode Island unplaced genomic scaffold, C.striata_1.0 Scaffold_46, whole genome shotgun sequence genome includes a window with the following:
- the si:dkey-187a12.4 gene encoding uncharacterized protein si:dkey-187a12.4, giving the protein MTSRITSPTAQPVAVSAVQQVTSPTALPVAVSAVQQVTSPTALPVAVSAVQQVTSPTAQRVASSTLQRGSSPSCEAMFSKLLTMLEEIKETQKVHGKMLNVLLKKQDGSEEVPDGVVFPLQTQVNVEALEEKLGDRSLMSAVVAIVADIGGTSVDDATRRMMKYILSNELALEYNMFGRHGKKKFKDLGLFNVVYEALKKNSLTAQVNQQEAERALSKWFTGARDRGGRRAARQLVPN; this is encoded by the exons ATGACCAGCCGGATCACCAGCCCCACTGCCCAGCCGGTTGCAGTTTCCGCTGTCCAGCAGGTCACCAGCCCTACTGCCCTGCCCGTTGCAGTTTCTGCTGTCCAGCAGGTCACCAGCCCTACTGCCCTGCCCGTTGCAGTTTCCGCTGTCCAGCAGGTCACCAGCCCTACTGCCCAGCGAGTTGCCAGTTCCACTCTCCAGAGGGGTTCAAGCCCCAGCTGTGAAGCCATGTTCTCTAAACTTCTTACAATGTTAGAGGAAATTAAGGAGACCCAGAAGGTTCATGGTAAGATGCTAAATGTCCTGCTGAAGAAGCAAGATGGATCAGAGGAGGTTCCTGATGGAGTGGTCTTCCCGCTGCAAACTCAAGTAAATGTTGAGGCTCTCGAGGAGAAACTGGGGGACCGCAGTCTAATGTCTGCTGTT GTTGCCATTGTTGCAGATATAGGGGGCACAAGTGTCGATGATGCAACAAGGCGAATGATGAAATACATTCTGTCAAACGAGCTGGCATTGGAGTACAACATGTTTGGCCGTCATGGGAAAAAGAAGTTTAAGGACTTGGGTCTTTTCAACGTTGTGTATG AGGCTCTAAAAAAGAACTCCTTGACAGCACAAGTGAACCAGCAGGAAGCGGAAAGGGCACTGTCCAAATGGTTCACTGGGGCCAGGGACAGAGGCGGACGAAGAGCAGCCAGACAGCTGGTGCCAAATTAa